The genomic segment AGATAAGCCGATTTTCTTCCTGCCCGGTGTCCCCCATCAGATGAAAGCCCTGATGGTGGAACATGTTCTTCCCCGTCTTGCCACCTGGCACACACACCGCCATGTTTCCACCTTTCAGCGAGTGTTTAGAATCTTCAACCTCCCTGAAAATGAAGTAAACACCCGGGTGTCCCGCCTCAAGCTGACAAATGATGTCCATATTGGTTACTATCCCGTATTCCCTGAAGTTCACCTCAGCCTACTTATACGGGACACTAACCCCAAAACAGCCAAGAGGCTCTTTGACTCCTCCTGCCGGGCCATCAAAACTGCTCTGGGAGACCATATCTACGGATATGACCGTGACACCATGTCCCAGATTGTCGGACAGGCCCTGGTGAAGAGGGGCATGACTCTGGCTGTAGCAGAATCCTGCACCGGTGGCCTCATAGCACAAAAATTAACCGACATGCCCGGCAGCTCCAGGTATTTTCTTGGCGGGGTTACCTCCTACCATAACAGCATGAAAACGGCATTTCTCGATGTACCAGAGAGACTGATTGAAAAAGAGGGGGCAGTGAGCCCTGAAGTGGCCGAGGCCATGGCCTATGGCATACTGGAAAAGACAGGTGCAGATGTCACCCTCTCCGTTACAGGTATCGCAGGACCTGGAGGAGGAACCCTGGAAAAACCGGTGGGCACCGTCTATATTGCAGCCAGCACCCCCCACGGCGACTGGGTAAATGCCTTTCAATTTAAGGGCAGCCGCGAACAGATACGTGAACTCAGCGCCCAGCATAGTCTGGATATTCTACGCAGATACCTCCTCCAAGACATCTAACAGCCTCGCTTCTCTGCAAAGAGAATTACCGTGGCCCGCAGCCAAGGGCAAGAGGACCACGGTAATTTTTTTCTCCCCCGTCAAGACCCAGCTCTTTTCCCAAAAACATCCCACAACCATTGTCACCGCATAAGGAGAGGCTCCTGTTTTTGCCCCGACCATTATGATATAAATGAGCATGGTACAGTAAAAATATCTCTCCTTTCCCACAATCCATAATCAAAGACAGATGAACGGGAGGCAAATATGGTAGGTGCAACAGCAAAAGACAAAGCAGGCAGCGTTGAGAATGCAATCAGCCAGATCCAGAAACAATTTGGTAAGGGCTCCATCATGCGCCTGGGTGAGCAGGCACTGGAGGCAATCCCTGTCATCTCCACGGGCGCTCTCAGCCTCGACATTGCCCTCGGGGTCGGCGGTCTGCCCAAGGGCAGAATGACAGAGATATATGGCCCCGAATCATCGGGGAAAACCACCCTGGCCCTCCATGTAGTTGCCGAGGCACAAAAATTAGGTGGAATAGCCGCCTTCATCGATGCAGAGCATGCCCTTGATACCGCCTACGCAGAAAAACTCGGCGTAAATATTGACAATCTCCTGGTTTCTCAACCGGATTTCGGTGAGCAGGCCCTGGAAATTGCAGAGATACTCATTAGATCAGGCGGGGTTGACATCATCGTCGTCGACTCCGTTGCCGCCCTTACTCCCAAGGCTGAAATAGACGGTAATGTTGGAGATGTCCACGTTGGCCTTCAGGCTCGCCTTATGTCGCAGGCCATGCGGAAATTTGCCGGGGTCCTCAACCGGAGCAACACCGTTTTAATTTTTATCAATCAAATCCGAATGAAAATCGGAGTGATGTTTGGTAGTCCTGAAACCACAACAGGCGGCAACGCCCTCAAATTTTACTGTTCAGAGCGTCTTGATATTCGCCGGATAGGTGCCATTAAAGACGGACAGGAAATTACCGGTAACCGAACCAGGGTAAAGGTCGTCAAAAATAAAGTTGCCCCACCCTTTAAGATTGCTGAGTTTGACATTATCTACGGCGAAGGCATATCTAAAATTGGCGACATGTTTGACCTTGCCGTTGGCCTGGATATTATTGACAAAAGCGGATCCTGGTATTCCTATAAAAATGAACGTATAGGTCAGGGACGAGAGAATTCAAAACAATTCCTTATGGACACACCTGCCATCTGTCATGAAATAGAGGAGAAGGTTCGATCTGCCTACGGACTTCCGGACCGGGAAGAGACCAAAAGAGAGGAGACGGCACAGATACCTGACACAGAGAAAACAAAGGACGTATGATCCCGCAACATCCAGCATAAAAGCAGAGAACAGGCCAAAAGTAAAAGGCCTGTTCTCTACCTTTTCACCCTTCCCCCTATAATATACAAATATCCTCACTTTTTTATTAATTATACTGTATAGAAATGGAGAATATACCTAAGACCACTGGCGGG from the Desulfotalea psychrophila LSv54 genome contains:
- a CDS encoding CinA family nicotinamide mononucleotide deamidase-related protein gives rise to the protein MDIEIIAIGDELTSGRILNTTSSFAAKQLFEAGYEIYGMSTIGDTPEVIGEALKRSIERVDAVLVTGGLGSTDDDLTNEAVSRAFGLPTLPNLEILSIVRAHFAQITDAPVGQLEKLAWLPEGAEVFDPQSGMAGYQLIYEDKPIFFLPGVPHQMKALMVEHVLPRLATWHTHRHVSTFQRVFRIFNLPENEVNTRVSRLKLTNDVHIGYYPVFPEVHLSLLIRDTNPKTAKRLFDSSCRAIKTALGDHIYGYDRDTMSQIVGQALVKRGMTLAVAESCTGGLIAQKLTDMPGSSRYFLGGVTSYHNSMKTAFLDVPERLIEKEGAVSPEVAEAMAYGILEKTGADVTLSVTGIAGPGGGTLEKPVGTVYIAASTPHGDWVNAFQFKGSREQIRELSAQHSLDILRRYLLQDI
- the recA gene encoding recombinase RecA codes for the protein MVGATAKDKAGSVENAISQIQKQFGKGSIMRLGEQALEAIPVISTGALSLDIALGVGGLPKGRMTEIYGPESSGKTTLALHVVAEAQKLGGIAAFIDAEHALDTAYAEKLGVNIDNLLVSQPDFGEQALEIAEILIRSGGVDIIVVDSVAALTPKAEIDGNVGDVHVGLQARLMSQAMRKFAGVLNRSNTVLIFINQIRMKIGVMFGSPETTTGGNALKFYCSERLDIRRIGAIKDGQEITGNRTRVKVVKNKVAPPFKIAEFDIIYGEGISKIGDMFDLAVGLDIIDKSGSWYSYKNERIGQGRENSKQFLMDTPAICHEIEEKVRSAYGLPDREETKREETAQIPDTEKTKDV